From the genome of Raphanus sativus cultivar WK10039 unplaced genomic scaffold, ASM80110v3 Scaffold3478, whole genome shotgun sequence:
GTACATTCGCACAAAAATGATGTGTTGGTTTGCAATACGACGTGGAAAAGCGTTGGAACATAAGGGGACCCTAACTCCAAGTGTCCGCCGAATGGTGGAAGCAAACTACAACGCATCGACGGGGTTTGCGGTCACAGGAATCAGTGAAATGGAATTCCAAATTCAGTCAACAACAGGCGAGTTTCATATGGTCAATTTACATGCTGGAACCTGTACCTGCACGTCTTTTCAGCAGCTTCGTATTCCATGCAAACATGCTGTTGCAGCAGCAGGGAGAGCAGGGATGGCAACTGAAGCAATGGTTGCAGCCGCCTATTTCGCTGACACATGGCACAGCGCATATGAAGCAAAAATTTACCCAATTCCTTCTGTGGGTCGGACCCAAATAGGAGAGACATACGCTGAATCTCTACTCCCCCCCGCCGTTAAGCGTCCTCCAGGAAGACCCAGGAAGCAGCGTATCCTTTCAGTCGGCGAAGATAAGGTGTGAAAATAACTTCTGAAAACTATAGACTTTACTATATTACTTTATAGTATAGTCCGACCTCTAAGTATAGTCTGACCTCTAAGTATTTCGGTTTTGGCCTCTACAGCGATCCAGCCACCTGCTACCAAGAAAATGCAGTAGGTGCAGGGGAGAAGGCCATAACAAGGCCTCCTGCCGTCATCCAATATGAGTAACCTAGTGACAATTCGGGGCATAACATGTGAGCTGTCTAAGGTTTTGGGAGAAGGTTAAATAAAGTTTCCACCCATTTAGTAGATGGTGTGATGATGCGGCGTCAACATTTGGTGTTTTCATCATTTGAAAATACTGATGTATACTTCTGCAATTGAAGTATACAgaaatattttcaagttttcCTTTTGTTGACTTAGTGATCCTGTGTTTGTAAAATATCTAAGCCTTCTGAACcccttttgtttttgtgtaATATAAATGAACTGCCCCGGTTGAATGTATTAAATATGCaacttttgttttaaacaaCCTTAACTCAACTAAacatatattaacataaacaaatcaaGAGTGTCTGCGGCATACTATTATATCTGTTAGTATAGATCTAAACCGTTCCAAATAAGCAACAGGTTGAGCAATACTAAGTCGAATTAGTTGACATAGTGTGAAACATTTTAACAAtatacagagaaaaaaaattggcGACAGTATTGGAGAACCAAACAATGTAATTGATCAAGTAGTGAGAGAGCTGATAAGTCGCGAAGGTATTGgagaacaaaacacacaaatcaTACGTCTTTTAGTTTGGGAGACACAATTACGTCTATACTAAAGGAAATGAAATTATAGTATAGAATTGGTGATTCCAACCATACATATAAACACTACACCCAAATACTAAtccctaaatccaaactatataccctaaaaaGAAACCATATTTCTAtacccaaaccctaatcataaaccctaaacccaaatataaaatcctcaacccaaacacaaatcatatgtgTTCTTGTTTGAGAATCCTAAATATCACTATACTATAGGAACCGatattatagtatatattagatgattccaaacatacatataaacactaaaccaaatactaatccctaaacccaaactatataccctaaacccaaaccatattgctaaacccaaaccctaatccataacccaaaccaaacataaaatcataaacccaaacacaaatcatatgtctTATTGTTTGAGAAACAAAAATGTCACTATACTATAGGAACCTGataatatagtatagtatagatgattccaaacatacatGTAAGCACTAAACACAAATACTaatccctaaactcaaactatataccctaaacccaaatcatatacccaaaacccaaaccatatttttaaacccaaaccttaatcgttaacccaactcaaatataaaatactgaACCCAAACACGAATcatatgtcttcttgtttgaaaaacacaaataccaTTATAATACAGCAACAAATAGTATAGTATAGAATAGATGATAAACCCAAAAACAAATCTCTAAACCCTAACTAtttaccctaaacccaaaccatataccctaaacccaaaccatatttataaacccaaaccttaatccctaaacccaaacaataAGGATCTAcccaactcaaatataaaatcttcaacccaaacacaaatcatatgcCTTCTTATTTGAAAAACCCAATTACCACTATACTATAGCAACAAATAATACAAAGTGGAATAGATTattccaaac
Proteins encoded in this window:
- the LOC130506630 gene encoding uncharacterized protein LOC130506630 gives rise to the protein VYPRAKHASCTVHLWRNIKARFKSKRLASLMGAAARAYTIEEFNKKFLDIQRVSPRCAGYLVEIGFEHWTRAHFAGERFNIMDSNIAESWNAVLTEAREFPLISMCEYIRTKMMCWFAIRRGKALEHKGTLTPSVRRMVEANYNASTGFAVTGISEMEFQIQSTTGEFHMVNLHAGTCTCTSFQQLRIPCKHAVAAAGRAGMATEAMVAAAYFADTWHSAYEAKIYPIPSVGRTQIGETYAESLLPPAVKRPPGRPRKQRILSVGEDKYSPTSKYSLTSKYFGFGLYSDPATCYQENAVGAGEKAITRPPAVIQYE